From the genome of Desulfuromonas acetoxidans DSM 684:
CATAAAGAGCTTCCTTTTTCTCACCGATCTGAGTGCGCTCAGCCACATAGCGCAAGCGGTCAAAGTTCATATTGGCCCCGGAATTAACGGCGACCAGATGCTGACCTGTGATGCCATGCTCCTGCACATATTTCTGCAGACCGGCCACAGCCAAAGCTCCAGCCGGTTCAACAATGGAACGTGTTTCCTGATAAATGGTTTTGATCCCGCTGCAAATTTCATCGGTATTAACCTGCACCATGTCATCTACATACTGACGGCACAATTCAAAGGTCCGTCTGCCCACTTCGCGCACGGCAACACCATCAGCAAAAATTCCGACGGAATCCAGAGTTAAACGCGCCCCTAACGCCAGGGAACGGCTCATGGCATCGCTGTCTTCCGGTTCAACACCGATCACTTTGACGTCAGGACAGACCGCCTTGATAAAACTGGCCACGCCAGCTATCAACCCGCCACCACCGACAGGAACAAAAATAGCATCAAGACGACCAGCACTTTGCCGTAAAATTTCGTCGCCGATGGTGCCCTGACCGGCAATAACATAGTCATCGTCAAAAGGATGGATAAACACCATACCACTCTCTTCGATCATAGCCTGACAACGCTCGGCCGCCTCAGAATAATTATCCCCATGTAGGACCACCTGGGCATCGTAACTTTTCACTGCCGAGACCTTGATGGCCGGCGTTGTCGCCGGCATGACAATAACGGCCTTAATCCCTAACTGACATGCGGAAAAAGCAACCCCTTGGGCGTGGTTACCCGCAGAA
Proteins encoded in this window:
- the ilvA gene encoding threonine ammonia-lyase, biosynthetic — its product is MHTMLRMILTSRVYDAAVETPLESASTLSTTLNNHIWLKREDLQPVFSFKLRGAYNRMAQLTDEEKRRGVIAASAGNHAQGVAFSACQLGIKAVIVMPATTPAIKVSAVKSYDAQVVLHGDNYSEAAERCQAMIEESGMVFIHPFDDDYVIAGQGTIGDEILRQSAGRLDAIFVPVGGGGLIAGVASFIKAVCPDVKVIGVEPEDSDAMSRSLALGARLTLDSVGIFADGVAVREVGRRTFELCRQYVDDMVQVNTDEICSGIKTIYQETRSIVEPAGALAVAGLQKYVQEHGITGQHLVAVNSGANMNFDRLRYVAERTQIGEKKEALYAVTIPERPGALRHLCTTLLDERNITEFNYRLAGRKDAYIFVGLSVRDSQERLDFLTLLQKNGYDCLDMTDNDLAKTHIRYMVGGHSRQVGKEFLYRFWFPERPGALARFLSAMGSNWNISLFHYRAQGGDFGRVLVGLEVPEDQHEQLTSFLDHLGYYYIEETFNPAYKRFLQGG